The proteins below are encoded in one region of Pelotomaculum schinkii:
- a CDS encoding xanthine dehydrogenase family protein molybdopterin-binding subunit: MIRSLIGEGLPMVDGLDKVSGGFTFTADMHLPGMLFGKVLRSPHAHARVLHIDTSRAKKLIGVRAVLTGLDGSYPRYSVAGQGVLDERLLAVEKVHYAGDEVAVVAAIDNDTAAEALELIRVEYDPLPAVFDPREAMLDSAPLIHEDQPSNVPYKIDYTRGDIDRGFADSAITVEGDFDAPLQYQGYLEPHAAVAACDQGGRISLWIPMQSPVLGRTTYASALGIKEDQIRIIQMPIGGAFGGKLEYKLHALCALLAKATGRPVKMVNTREEDFKAGLPRVPMYIRMKLGVRKDGILSAKKAEIIADSGAYINYAHGILLSACHRHDNLYRIKNLATKGYLVYTNKVASGCYRGFGNPQVHFAYETLLDMAAEKLGMDPAELRLKNATQTGDITPHGWKVLSCGLSDCITRSTAAANWEEKRQQNQKAERFARGIGLACCLHVSGNRTFLPYFDGASCFIRINEQGKALVFNGETDLGQGARTTFAQIAANELGISPSDVTVYFMDTDVSPHGLGTFGDRATTLGGNAVRLAAIDTRIKLLAVAAKELQVNEDDLAISDGICYCVNKPDKKIPVSRIAHLASYQLAGDLITGHGVYTPPDVSMVEQQSKYGNISCAYPFAAQVAEVEVDRMTGRVRVLNMTAAHDLGKALNPLLAEGQIQGAIAQGIGYALMEDMGFKNGKINNCSFEKYNMPRITDMPPIKSILVESDDPNGPYGAKGLAEPALTPTAPAIANAIYNAVGVRITDLPITPEKVLRALKEKEKDKLGAPDK; encoded by the coding sequence TTGATTAGGAGCCTAATTGGAGAAGGTTTGCCCATGGTGGATGGGCTGGATAAAGTTAGTGGAGGTTTTACATTTACAGCAGACATGCACCTACCGGGGATGTTGTTTGGTAAGGTGCTGCGCAGTCCTCATGCTCATGCCAGGGTTTTGCATATTGACACCAGCCGGGCAAAAAAATTAATCGGCGTAAGGGCGGTACTTACCGGCCTTGACGGCTCCTACCCTCGCTATTCAGTCGCGGGTCAAGGAGTTCTGGATGAACGGCTCCTTGCGGTTGAGAAGGTGCACTATGCTGGTGACGAGGTTGCCGTTGTTGCTGCAATTGATAACGATACAGCGGCAGAGGCCCTGGAACTGATACGTGTGGAGTATGACCCATTACCTGCCGTGTTTGATCCACGTGAGGCCATGCTTGATTCTGCGCCGCTTATCCACGAGGACCAACCTTCCAACGTGCCTTATAAAATTGATTATACTCGCGGGGATATAGACAGAGGCTTTGCGGACTCGGCAATTACAGTGGAAGGAGATTTTGATGCCCCTCTACAGTACCAGGGATATCTGGAGCCACATGCAGCTGTTGCTGCTTGTGATCAAGGGGGAAGGATTTCTCTCTGGATTCCAATGCAGTCGCCTGTTCTGGGAAGAACTACTTATGCCAGCGCCCTGGGTATCAAGGAGGACCAAATAAGGATTATTCAGATGCCTATCGGCGGTGCTTTTGGCGGGAAGCTGGAATATAAGCTGCACGCTCTCTGCGCACTACTTGCAAAGGCTACAGGCAGGCCGGTAAAGATGGTGAATACACGTGAGGAAGATTTTAAGGCCGGCCTGCCGCGGGTGCCGATGTACATCCGGATGAAGCTAGGTGTTCGCAAAGATGGTATACTTTCAGCGAAAAAGGCTGAAATTATTGCAGACAGCGGGGCTTATATCAATTACGCCCACGGGATCCTGTTAAGCGCTTGTCACCGGCATGATAATTTATACCGGATTAAAAACCTGGCTACAAAAGGTTATCTAGTTTACACCAATAAGGTCGCCTCAGGTTGTTACAGGGGATTTGGCAATCCCCAGGTTCATTTTGCCTATGAAACTCTCCTGGACATGGCAGCCGAAAAGCTGGGTATGGATCCCGCAGAATTAAGGCTGAAGAATGCAACACAAACCGGTGATATAACTCCACACGGCTGGAAGGTTTTAAGCTGCGGGCTTAGTGACTGTATTACCAGGAGCACGGCAGCAGCCAACTGGGAGGAAAAGCGACAGCAAAACCAGAAGGCTGAAAGATTCGCCCGCGGTATCGGCCTGGCCTGCTGCCTGCATGTTTCAGGTAACCGGACTTTTCTGCCATATTTCGATGGGGCCTCCTGCTTTATTAGAATAAATGAGCAAGGCAAGGCCCTGGTTTTTAACGGTGAGACGGACCTGGGGCAGGGGGCGCGTACTACCTTTGCTCAAATTGCGGCTAACGAATTGGGGATCAGCCCGTCTGATGTAACGGTGTATTTTATGGATACAGATGTCAGCCCGCATGGTTTGGGCACTTTTGGCGATCGGGCCACTACTTTGGGCGGCAACGCAGTACGTTTGGCCGCTATTGATACCAGGATAAAGCTCCTTGCCGTTGCAGCTAAGGAACTTCAGGTAAATGAAGACGATTTAGCTATTTCGGACGGCATATGTTACTGCGTAAACAAACCAGATAAGAAAATACCCGTATCACGCATTGCACACCTGGCTTCTTACCAGTTGGCCGGCGATTTAATTACCGGCCACGGCGTATATACACCGCCGGATGTAAGTATGGTTGAGCAACAGAGCAAATACGGCAATATTTCCTGCGCATATCCTTTTGCCGCCCAGGTTGCTGAGGTGGAAGTCGACCGGATGACTGGCAGGGTTCGGGTACTGAATATGACAGCGGCGCACGATCTTGGAAAAGCGCTGAATCCCCTCCTGGCTGAGGGACAAATCCAGGGCGCCATCGCACAGGGAATCGGCTACGCCCTGATGGAGGACATGGGTTTTAAAAACGGTAAAATTAATAACTGCAGCTTTGAGAAATACAACATGCCCCGAATAACAGACATGCCGCCAATAAAAAGTATCCTGGTTGAGTCGGATGATCCCAATGGCCCCTATGGTGCTAAAGGATTGGCAGAACCTGCTCTGACACCTACGGCTCCCGCTATTGCCAATGCCATATATAATGCTGTGGGGGTAAGAATTACGGACCTGCCGATAACACCGGAAAAGGTGCTGAGAGCTTTAAAGGAAAAAGAAAAAGACAAACTTGGAGCACCCGATAAATAA
- a CDS encoding sigma 54-interacting transcriptional regulator, which translates to MEQGLPAVKGFIQQVVEAIAAAIGIEVMVFDLNRNIVAGTGETRVQVGHRFNKGSLTGRVLEHGQPLVARTPGQSLECMSCSRYGTCSRYIVAAFPITVKEKVLGSFCLVAINNQQKDIILANEDGLLRFLERMCLLIASAISERQIQQELNIMLNKYDNVVNSVHEGIISTDYVGNVIHLNRSAINLLGIDNEEIIGKQLTKLFPEFPDIKTFTKHKSTEIEISYSLKKKKKRYFLAVVVPVLTGENGNIQGITISFRNLSEVQSYATKLVGYGKYSFDDILGDSQCVLEVKSKLRRAALTDATILIRGESGTGKELFAHAVHNYSRRSQGPFVAINCSAIPESLLESELFGYEEGAFTGARKGGKPGKFELARGGTLFLDEIGDMPLHLQSKLLRVLENHSIERVGGTDTIPIDVRIIAATNRNLEEMIDKYEFRSDLYYRLSVIPVVIPPLRERKEDIFILIKYFLEKYCNKLDRECQILDECARERLYRYPWYGNVRELQNAIEYAISMSEPGQTILLEHLPQSLLAYHDELVNDVELSGDEAKGKGLKDNREPTTRLRAMEIEAIREALKKFGTTTEGKEKAAQFLGISLATLYRRLKDNEIIS; encoded by the coding sequence TTGGAACAGGGTTTGCCTGCTGTTAAAGGTTTTATTCAGCAAGTAGTTGAAGCAATTGCCGCAGCTATAGGCATAGAGGTCATGGTCTTCGACTTGAACCGGAATATTGTTGCTGGAACAGGAGAAACCAGGGTACAGGTAGGCCACAGGTTCAATAAAGGCAGTCTTACCGGCAGAGTTCTGGAGCATGGACAACCGCTAGTCGCTCGCACCCCTGGGCAATCTCTGGAGTGTATGTCATGCTCTCGTTATGGTACCTGCTCGCGTTATATAGTAGCAGCTTTTCCGATCACGGTTAAGGAAAAAGTTTTAGGTAGTTTCTGTCTTGTTGCTATAAATAATCAGCAAAAAGACATAATCCTAGCTAATGAGGACGGCCTGCTACGATTTTTGGAACGTATGTGTTTACTAATCGCCAGCGCAATTAGTGAGAGACAGATCCAACAAGAATTAAATATCATGCTTAATAAATATGACAATGTTGTTAATAGCGTCCATGAAGGAATTATTTCTACCGATTATGTCGGAAATGTTATTCATCTTAACCGTTCAGCGATTAATCTCTTAGGAATTGATAATGAAGAAATTATTGGCAAGCAACTAACCAAACTTTTTCCGGAATTTCCGGATATAAAAACTTTTACTAAGCATAAATCTACTGAAATTGAAATTAGTTACAGCCTGAAAAAGAAAAAGAAAAGATATTTTCTTGCGGTAGTTGTTCCGGTATTAACTGGGGAAAACGGAAATATTCAAGGAATTACAATATCTTTTAGGAATTTAAGTGAGGTACAATCCTACGCCACAAAGCTCGTTGGTTATGGAAAGTACAGCTTTGATGATATTCTTGGTGATAGTCAATGTGTCCTTGAAGTAAAGTCGAAACTTCGCAGGGCCGCTTTGACCGATGCAACTATTCTTATCCGTGGTGAAAGTGGCACGGGAAAGGAATTATTTGCGCATGCCGTTCATAACTATAGTCGCAGGTCACAGGGCCCTTTTGTGGCTATAAATTGCAGTGCCATACCGGAATCTCTATTGGAAAGCGAGCTTTTCGGTTATGAGGAAGGAGCTTTTACAGGGGCAAGGAAGGGCGGCAAACCTGGCAAATTTGAACTTGCAAGGGGCGGCACTCTATTCCTTGATGAAATCGGGGATATGCCCCTGCATTTGCAGAGTAAACTATTGCGTGTTTTGGAAAACCATAGCATAGAACGTGTAGGCGGAACGGATACAATTCCAATTGATGTCCGCATCATTGCTGCGACCAACCGCAACCTTGAGGAAATGATAGATAAATATGAATTCCGAAGCGATTTGTATTATCGGTTGAGCGTCATACCAGTAGTAATCCCTCCGTTGCGAGAACGGAAGGAAGATATTTTTATCTTAATAAAATACTTTTTGGAAAAATACTGCAATAAGCTTGACCGGGAATGCCAGATATTGGATGAATGTGCCAGGGAAAGGCTTTACCGCTACCCATGGTATGGAAACGTTAGAGAACTCCAAAATGCTATAGAGTATGCCATCAGTATGAGTGAGCCGGGGCAGACTATTTTATTGGAGCATCTGCCGCAGAGTCTGTTAGCCTACCATGATGAGTTAGTTAATGATGTTGAGTTAAGTGGAGATGAGGCCAAAGGGAAGGGCTTGAAGGATAACAGGGAACCGACAACAAGGCTTAGGGCCATGGAAATAGAGGCAATACGTGAAGCTCTCAAAAAGTTTGGAACCACTACGGAAGGCAAAGAAAAAGCGGCACAGTTTTTGGGGATCAGTCTGGCTACATTATACAGGAGATTAA
- a CDS encoding molybdopterin-dependent oxidoreductase produces the protein MGIKEIKFTLNGRPVKLLVEPEKTLLKVLRDDLRLTGTKEGCNEGLCGSCTVLIDGTPTTSCKLPVVKVEGREVLTIEGVGTKENPDVIQRAFVEVGASQCGFCTPGMILTAKAILDKNPNPTREEVRKGIRRNLCRCTGYKKIIDGIMLAAEYRLNPSAIKEHDIGEYRIGGRIPQLNSWEKVTGSLRFADDIYLEDMCFAKILRSPHFHARVKGIDSSAAEAMHGVVAVATAKDLMGPNRVKYIFHDYRVIADEKVRYFGEPVAIVVARTEAIAENALAKIKVDYEVLPAVTDPFAALEPGAPEVQEEDYPGNKLFYQNLIKGDIEEGFKEADFIEEHTYTTPANIHGYLEPDTGVAYYDDEGRIVIYACGQAPHYHRDEVARVLGLGTDEVRVVEDGTGGGFGARIDPMMQVLLGLAVYKAKVPVKLKFTTEENFIGECKRHPFTIKLKTGVRNDGKIIAHYGEIVGDAGAYALASPGVLMRAIVHSYGPYEIPHVKILGQMVLTNNTPSSAMRGFGVSQMCFAIETQINRICSRLGMNVLDFARLNGFKQGTVTATGQLIKDPPGYAEVIDAIENHWAKMPKETAPEKVAQLPPHIKRGKGFATTWYGIGKTGLLNLSRCNVEITDEGTLLVREGAAEIGQGSTTVMALIAAEEMGLTLDKVKVMAADSLLTPDSDLTCASKHTFYTGNATLIACKDLKKKILEAAAAEFKEEAEKLDTKDGEVYISSEPQKNISFKQLKDLGYDLTGFGEFVVPLDLLDQDTGQGTLYVVFTYGAAVVEIEVNTQTGEIKVLNSAVAFQCGKAINRLAMEGQMDGGVGMGVGYALMEEYITGKTKSFKDYKLPRSTDVPLDISTYVVEIPQGPGPFGAIGMGEAAHFPQAPAIIAALHDACGIWINDLPARPERVLEALKQKKDN, from the coding sequence TTGGGAATTAAGGAGATAAAGTTCACCTTAAACGGCCGGCCGGTAAAGCTTTTGGTTGAGCCGGAGAAGACGCTGTTAAAGGTGCTGCGGGATGATTTAAGGCTAACAGGTACTAAAGAAGGATGCAATGAAGGCCTGTGCGGCAGTTGCACCGTTCTGATAGACGGGACCCCCACCACTTCATGCAAGCTTCCGGTTGTTAAGGTAGAAGGGCGGGAAGTGCTGACCATTGAAGGAGTAGGCACCAAAGAGAATCCGGATGTGATCCAGAGGGCGTTTGTGGAAGTTGGCGCCTCCCAGTGCGGTTTCTGTACCCCGGGTATGATTTTAACTGCCAAAGCCATTCTTGATAAAAACCCCAATCCCACGCGGGAAGAAGTACGAAAAGGTATTCGGCGTAACCTGTGCCGCTGCACCGGTTACAAAAAAATAATAGACGGAATTATGCTGGCTGCGGAATACAGGCTTAATCCGTCTGCGATTAAAGAGCATGATATAGGTGAATATCGTATTGGCGGCCGCATACCACAGTTGAATTCCTGGGAAAAAGTAACCGGGAGCTTGCGTTTTGCGGATGATATTTACCTGGAGGATATGTGTTTTGCCAAAATTCTGCGCAGCCCACATTTTCACGCTAGGGTCAAGGGTATTGACTCAAGCGCCGCTGAAGCTATGCACGGGGTCGTTGCTGTTGCCACGGCCAAGGATCTTATGGGTCCTAACCGGGTTAAGTACATCTTTCATGACTACAGGGTCATTGCAGATGAAAAGGTCCGCTATTTTGGCGAACCGGTAGCCATTGTTGTGGCCAGGACCGAAGCCATAGCCGAAAATGCCCTCGCTAAAATTAAGGTTGATTACGAAGTATTGCCGGCCGTTACAGATCCCTTTGCCGCCTTGGAACCGGGCGCACCTGAAGTACAGGAGGAAGATTACCCCGGCAATAAGCTGTTCTATCAGAACCTTATTAAAGGTGACATCGAAGAAGGTTTCAAGGAAGCCGACTTTATTGAAGAACATACTTATACTACCCCGGCCAACATTCACGGGTACCTGGAACCGGATACGGGAGTAGCGTATTATGACGATGAAGGAAGGATAGTCATTTATGCCTGCGGTCAGGCGCCCCACTACCACCGTGATGAAGTTGCCCGGGTGCTGGGCTTGGGGACCGACGAGGTGCGTGTGGTGGAAGACGGGACCGGCGGCGGCTTTGGCGCCCGGATTGACCCGATGATGCAGGTGCTTCTCGGGTTGGCTGTCTATAAAGCAAAAGTTCCGGTCAAACTCAAGTTCACCACTGAGGAAAACTTTATCGGCGAGTGCAAGCGCCACCCCTTTACCATTAAATTAAAAACCGGTGTGCGTAATGACGGTAAAATCATTGCCCACTACGGTGAGATCGTTGGGGATGCCGGTGCTTACGCCTTGGCCAGCCCTGGTGTTTTGATGAGGGCCATTGTGCATTCTTATGGCCCTTATGAAATACCTCATGTTAAAATCCTGGGCCAGATGGTTTTAACCAATAACACGCCTTCATCTGCTATGCGAGGGTTTGGAGTATCCCAGATGTGCTTTGCCATAGAAACCCAAATAAACCGGATCTGTAGCCGTCTGGGTATGAACGTGCTTGACTTCGCCAGACTTAACGGTTTTAAGCAGGGTACCGTCACCGCGACCGGCCAGTTGATTAAAGATCCGCCGGGTTATGCTGAGGTTATCGACGCCATTGAAAATCACTGGGCCAAAATGCCGAAGGAAACTGCGCCGGAGAAAGTGGCTCAGCTTCCGCCGCACATCAAGAGGGGCAAAGGCTTTGCCACCACCTGGTACGGTATCGGTAAGACCGGCCTGTTGAACCTCTCCAGGTGCAACGTTGAAATCACGGATGAAGGCACATTACTGGTACGGGAAGGGGCGGCTGAAATCGGCCAGGGATCTACTACGGTTATGGCGCTCATTGCAGCAGAAGAGATGGGGCTTACCCTGGACAAAGTCAAGGTTATGGCGGCAGATTCGCTGCTTACGCCGGATTCCGATCTTACCTGTGCCAGTAAACATACCTTCTACACCGGGAATGCGACTTTAATAGCCTGTAAGGATCTCAAGAAGAAAATCCTTGAAGCGGCTGCCGCTGAGTTTAAAGAAGAAGCGGAGAAGCTTGACACAAAGGATGGCGAGGTCTATATTTCCTCAGAACCGCAGAAGAATATTTCGTTTAAACAGCTAAAAGATCTTGGGTACGACCTTACCGGCTTCGGTGAATTTGTAGTTCCGCTTGACCTGCTCGATCAGGATACCGGGCAGGGTACCCTGTACGTTGTATTTACTTACGGCGCTGCAGTAGTGGAAATAGAAGTCAATACCCAAACCGGTGAGATAAAAGTCCTTAACTCTGCAGTTGCCTTCCAGTGCGGCAAGGCTATTAACCGGCTGGCGATGGAAGGACAGATGGATGGCGGCGTGGGTATGGGTGTCGGTTACGCCTTGATGGAAGAATACATCACAGGTAAGACTAAGAGCTTTAAAGATTATAAATTGCCGCGTTCTACCGACGTGCCTCTCGACATCAGCACCTATGTTGTGGAAATTCCGCAGGGACCGGGGCCTTTTGGCGCTATCGGCATGGGCGAGGCCGCTCACTTCCCCCAGGCGCCGGCAATTATTGCGGCCCTGCATGATGCCTGCGGTATTTGGATTAATGATCTTCCGGCCAGGCCGGAAAGAGTTTTAGAAGCTTTAAAACAAAAAAAGGATAACTAA
- a CDS encoding (2Fe-2S)-binding protein, producing the protein MKKQVRLVVNGHLWEGEVDVGTTLLDLLRDDMGLTGAKKGCDGGECGACTVLLNGQPVNSCLVLAVSLDGDIVETIEGLDDEESRIIKESYVATGAVQCGFCSPGMIIATKGLLNQNPNPTVEEIETAFVGHLCRCTGYARTVEAVQRAVRLLNEPKQN; encoded by the coding sequence TTGAAAAAACAAGTCCGTTTGGTAGTCAACGGGCATCTCTGGGAAGGTGAGGTTGATGTGGGTACAACATTGCTTGACCTGCTGCGTGACGATATGGGGCTGACTGGAGCGAAAAAAGGATGTGATGGCGGTGAATGCGGAGCCTGTACGGTTTTATTAAACGGGCAGCCGGTTAACTCCTGTCTGGTATTGGCCGTTTCGCTTGACGGGGATATAGTTGAAACAATTGAAGGGCTTGATGATGAGGAATCTCGGATAATAAAGGAGTCCTATGTTGCAACAGGCGCGGTGCAGTGTGGTTTTTGCAGTCCCGGTATGATTATTGCCACCAAAGGGTTGCTTAATCAAAATCCTAATCCAACTGTTGAAGAAATAGAAACTGCGTTTGTAGGACATTTGTGCCGGTGTACCGGTTATGCCAGGACAGTAGAAGCGGTGCAAAGAGCGGTCAGGCTTTTGAACGAACCCAAGCAGAATTGA
- a CDS encoding CoA-transferase subunit beta: MAEWTTKQMMAVALARQIKDGMTYIIGTGLPLTGAVLAKNTTAPNSVFLFESGIIDGQPQELPTSVSDLRSCFHASCLWPQYRYFGFMSNAWKKNKIDLGFLGGAQIDPYGNLNSTCIGDYHHPKTRFTGSGGANGIATNVNTIITMQHEKRRFCDKVDYMTSPGWIDGPDGRKKRGLPEVGPQAVITDLGILRFDEKTKRMYLAEYFPGITPQQVKENTGFDLDVTRAVEADPPEEEFLHILTNTSSIVGR, encoded by the coding sequence ATGGCGGAATGGACAACTAAACAAATGATGGCGGTTGCCCTGGCGAGGCAGATAAAGGACGGTATGACCTATATTATTGGGACTGGTTTGCCGCTAACAGGTGCGGTCCTAGCCAAAAATACGACTGCGCCTAATTCAGTTTTCCTATTTGAGTCGGGTATAATCGACGGTCAGCCACAAGAGCTTCCTACAAGTGTGTCTGATCTGAGGAGTTGTTTTCATGCGTCCTGCCTGTGGCCCCAGTACAGGTATTTCGGTTTTATGAGTAACGCCTGGAAGAAGAATAAAATTGACCTTGGTTTCTTAGGCGGCGCCCAAATAGACCCTTACGGAAATCTGAATTCAACCTGCATTGGGGACTATCACCATCCAAAGACAAGGTTTACCGGAAGCGGTGGAGCAAACGGGATTGCCACCAATGTCAATACAATAATCACGATGCAACATGAAAAACGTCGTTTCTGCGATAAAGTTGACTATATGACCAGTCCCGGCTGGATTGATGGTCCTGATGGTCGTAAGAAAAGGGGTCTGCCTGAAGTCGGACCCCAGGCAGTGATAACCGATCTGGGAATTCTCCGCTTTGATGAAAAGACGAAACGGATGTACCTCGCAGAGTATTTCCCGGGTATCACACCACAGCAGGTTAAGGAAAATACAGGATTTGATTTGGATGTAACACGTGCAGTTGAAGCGGATCCGCCTGAAGAGGAATTTCTTCACATACTAACTAATACAAGTTCCATTGTTGGCAGGTAG
- a CDS encoding CoA transferase subunit A, whose translation MFSKLMSMEEAISKFVHNGDCIALGGFVTNRKPYAAVYEIMRQGIKNLYIEGGPAGGDVDMLIGAGCVKVLFNSYLANSGYSQVCRRFRKAIEEGEILWEDYSLDVQPIIYHAAALGLPYVAVKNMLGSSLVEKWGIPEDVWENDPKLAPRKLIIERNPFNPEEQVCLLPTPKIDTAIIHVQKASTDGTCRIEGAVFVDIDIAMGATNCIVTCEELVHPSELRREPWLNQLPNIVPDAVVHVPYGAHPSQCANYYDYDANYYKLYDRVSGDDQKFKEFLDEWVYGVKNQSEYMNKLGFNRFANLWVRPGYGYAAGLKRG comes from the coding sequence GTGTTTAGCAAGTTAATGAGTATGGAGGAAGCAATCAGTAAGTTTGTTCATAACGGTGATTGTATAGCGCTTGGCGGATTTGTAACAAATCGGAAACCTTATGCGGCAGTATACGAAATTATGAGACAGGGCATTAAAAATCTTTATATCGAAGGCGGACCGGCTGGTGGGGACGTTGATATGTTGATTGGTGCGGGCTGCGTTAAAGTGCTTTTCAACTCATACCTGGCAAACTCGGGGTACTCACAGGTTTGCAGGCGGTTTCGCAAAGCTATAGAAGAAGGAGAGATACTGTGGGAAGATTACTCGCTGGATGTTCAACCTATTATCTATCATGCAGCTGCCTTAGGGCTGCCTTATGTAGCTGTTAAAAATATGCTTGGTTCTTCCCTGGTGGAAAAATGGGGTATTCCAGAGGATGTATGGGAGAATGACCCCAAATTAGCTCCACGTAAACTTATTATTGAACGTAATCCTTTTAACCCTGAGGAGCAGGTTTGCCTGTTGCCGACTCCCAAAATAGATACAGCTATCATTCATGTACAAAAGGCATCAACCGATGGGACTTGTCGTATTGAAGGAGCGGTTTTTGTTGATATCGATATCGCGATGGGAGCAACCAACTGTATCGTAACATGCGAAGAACTTGTCCACCCTAGTGAACTGCGCAGGGAACCGTGGCTAAACCAGTTACCGAATATTGTACCAGATGCTGTAGTTCATGTCCCCTATGGGGCACATCCGTCACAGTGCGCTAACTACTATGATTACGACGCTAATTATTATAAGTTGTATGACAGGGTCAGCGGTGATGATCAAAAGTTTAAGGAGTTCTTGGATGAGTGGGTATACGGTGTCAAAAATCAGTCTGAATATATGAATAAACTAGGGTTTAACCGGTTTGCAAATCTGTGGGTGCGTCCCGGTTATGGCTATGCGGCTGGATTAAAGAGGGGTTGA
- a CDS encoding FAD binding domain-containing protein produces the protein MISDYIRTSSVSEVVDALVEYQPWGRILAGGTDILPKTRGVRQKKSIPLVFIDVNRISDFRTIKMENGWLVIGPAVTIRDLIYSNLIKEEAPVLAQAAALIGSTEIRNRGTVGGNIGSKNASADLLIPLIGLKAIVEICDTAGRREMNLEEILRKSVKDLGRRLVITAIKIPTGQAAYFGYKRWSRESMGRSYLSVMVIISPEIKAGSYRLKAIVGGGGLWPRSVEAVMPVQQLSATKSLTLLVKLLVEKGEKTNRRNMGDYRRQIMEVLLREALYTACEGGRF, from the coding sequence TTGATCTCGGATTATATAAGAACATCCAGCGTGTCTGAGGTTGTTGATGCCTTAGTGGAATATCAGCCTTGGGGCAGGATTTTGGCAGGCGGCACAGACATCCTTCCTAAAACAAGGGGAGTACGTCAAAAGAAATCAATACCGCTGGTATTTATTGATGTCAATCGTATTAGTGATTTTAGAACAATAAAGATGGAAAACGGGTGGCTGGTAATCGGGCCGGCTGTAACTATTCGTGATTTAATATACAGTAATTTAATTAAAGAAGAAGCTCCGGTTTTAGCACAGGCGGCGGCACTAATCGGTTCGACTGAAATAAGGAACCGTGGTACGGTTGGTGGAAATATTGGCAGTAAAAACGCTTCTGCTGATTTATTGATACCTCTCATTGGTTTAAAGGCCATAGTTGAGATTTGCGATACTGCAGGACGAAGAGAAATGAATCTGGAGGAAATATTAAGAAAATCAGTAAAAGATTTGGGTCGCCGCCTTGTCATCACTGCTATAAAAATACCCACGGGACAGGCGGCATATTTCGGATATAAACGTTGGTCCAGGGAAAGTATGGGGCGTTCTTACCTAAGTGTAATGGTTATCATAAGTCCTGAGATAAAAGCTGGTAGCTATCGTCTCAAAGCGATTGTCGGTGGAGGCGGGTTGTGGCCGCGTTCAGTTGAGGCCGTTATGCCGGTCCAACAGTTATCTGCGACTAAATCCTTAACGTTACTTGTAAAGCTTTTAGTTGAAAAAGGAGAAAAGACCAACAGGCGGAACATGGGCGATTATCGCCGTCAAATAATGGAAGTCCTTTTAAGAGAAGCACTATATACTGCATGCGAGGGGGGAAGGTTTTGA